GCTGCTACTTCCTCTGATGGTTGAGTAGACAACACGTCAACTAAAGTGGTCATCAGATTACCTTGCTATCATTTTTATTATTAAGTGTATGACTAATTTCAAGCAATGTACAATAATCAACCATATTAATATATTAATAACCAGCACATTTGCTGGTTATTAATCACTTAGATTTAACATAAAGGTAACCCTTTTTCTTTCCATCGTTCAAATAGATTTTTTATTGCGTCATAGAGAATATCTTGCTGCATCATAGACATTGTTCTTTGGGGAATAGGCTTGCTTAACTCATCGTACAATAAGTCGTCATCAAATCCGTATTCAGCAGCACATTTTCGATCTGCGATAAAATGACACTCTTTAATACCTGACCAATGAATGGCCGCCAAACACATGGGGCACGGCTCGGAAGTACAATAAATAATGCAGGAGTTCAATTGGTATGTTGCTAACCGTTTTGAAGCGATTCTAATAACATTCATTTCTGCATGACATGTCGCATCGTTTTCTTTTAAAACAGTATCATGAGCCAGAGCAATAACCTGGCCTTCATTGACAATACACGCACCAAATGGTGCCCCATTACCTTGTTCAATACCATTCATTGCTTCACGCAACGCTAACTCAAAATAATGTAGCATTTCCAATAACCTCCCCACAAACAATCTGGTTGTAGTAATGTTAATACAATTGGAGTAATGAGCAATGACTACTTAATTATGCTGTCCCAAATTAATAGATTCTGACATGCGCCAATTCCGTCCATCGCGTGGTATAAGCTGGGGACTTAAGTTCAGCCCGCATCGCCCAAGGCTTAGAATACCCTTCAGCGGCCAATCGAATAGTCTGTCGGCCAAACCGTTGATTGATACTATCCAATACAGACATAAGTTGCTCTGTATGAGTTAACTGCTCATCAGAGGGCTGGTGAAACATATCCAATTGTCTTGGATTTTTAGGCGATAAATCTTCAAGACATACGCCTGCTTTTTTATAGTGATATCCCGGTTTAAAAATCCGGCGCAGACATCTTTTAGCCGAGGTGGTAATTAAGCGTAAATCGTCAGTTGGGTTTATAAATTTTAGTTCGATTGAGGGGAAGTACTGCACCAAATCATCACGAAACCTGTTGGTATGCACAAATACCCACAACCGTTGAGTCACTAATTTTTGCCTACGTAATTTTTCGACTGCCCGAGCGCAATGACTACTTAATGATTGCGCTAAAGAACTAAAGTCGGTTTGCATCTGCCCGAAGCTTTTGGATGAGAGAATACTTTGTCTGGTCCCTGCATCGTCTAAACTAGCGCAGGAAATTCCCTGTAATTCCATAGCGGTGCGCATAAGCACCACATTAAATTGTTTTTTTAATAAATGATGGTTAGTCATGGCTAAATCATGGGCTGTTTGTATCCCTTGCTTATTTAACTTATGAACCCACTGACATCCTATACCCCAAACATCGCCAACGTCTATTTGTTGCATCCAATAGTTCTGCGAACCACTAATATCAACCACAGGAGACTTCACTATTTTCCGGGCAACGTGATTGGCAATCTTCGCCAAAGTCCTCGTTTGTCCTATACCAATAGAGGTAGGAATGCCGGTATTTTTTAAAATCTTTTTTTGCAAGTCACAACAAAAAGGCTCGCGCATAAAGGAAGGCATGCTCGATAAATCAAGAAAAGCCTCATCAATAGAGTAGATTTGCAGATGCGGCCATTGCTCTTCAATCGTCATCATTACCCTATGGGATAAATCTCCGTATAGCGTGTAATTAGACGAAAAAGCATGTACTTGATGTTGCTGACACAGTGCCTTGATTTGGAAAAAAGGCGCCCCCATTGTAATACCCAAGGCTTTAGCCTCGTTAGAACGGGCGATGACACAGCCATCATTATTCGAAAGCACCACGATAGGCCTATCGCGTAAGTCAGGTCGAAATAAGCGCTCACAAGAAGCATAAAAATTATTACAATCAATCAAAGCAAACATTAAATCGGCTCATGAAGAACTAAAGTCACAACACCCCAAATTACAACATCCTGCTCATCAGTAATATCAATAGGCTGATATTTAGGATTAGCAGGCATTAATTGCACTCTTCCCTTTTTGCGTAATAAACGTTTCACGGTTAATTCGCCATTAATAGCAGCAATCACTATTTTCCCATCCACTGGCTCGAGGCTTTTATCAACAATAAGCAAATCCCCAGAAAAAATTCCAGCATCTACCATCGAATCTCCTGTAGCTCTAAGTAGAAACGTAGCCGCGGGATGTTTGATAAATTCAGTATTTAAATCAAGATAGCGCTCAATATAGTCGTCTGCGGGAGATGGAAACCCAGCTTGCACTTTGCTTGAAAACACTGGGAGGTAATACGTCTCTTCCATAGTTTGTTCAATGAGTTCTAATTGAGAAATAGGCACGCGAATGGTCTTTGTTGGCTCCCCTTTAGGACGGCCAGCTCCTTCGCGCTTCCCACCACGTGGTGACATGATAACCTCGTTACAATTGATAGTTGTTACAAATATCATAAATACAAAAAGCTTGAATGTAAATGCAATGAAATTTGCAAACTCTAGCTAAAAGAGCAACAGAATGTATTGCAACTTGTATAGTGTTGATATTGAATATGCCATCCCAATAATTCAGGAAGAGGTAACTTGTGGGTTTACATACAGATTCTTTTAAATTAAATGACAAAGAAAAGAGAATTGTTCATTTAGCCGCTTTAGGCGGTATGTTAGAGTTTTATGATTTTATTATTTATGGTGTTTTTTCAGTTTATTTTGCACAGCAATTTTTTCCTGAAAGCGCCCCCTTGCTCGCCGTAATTAAAAGTTATGCCATCTTTATCTTAGGTTATATAGCACGACCTATAGGCGGTATGCTTTTTAGTCATATAGGCGATGAGTATGGCAGAAAAAAAGTATTAGTAGTTACTATTGTTCTAATGGGACTCTCTTCTTTAGCAATAGGCATTCTGCCTACCTATGAACAAATAGGAATAGTAGCGCCTCTCTTACTATTATTGTTTCGTTTAATTCAGGGATTGGCTATTGGTGGTGAATTACCTAGTACCTATGTCTATATTAGTGAGTCGTTACCTGGAAAGCAAGGCACGGGATTTGGTCTAACAATGTTTGGAGTGAATTCAGGTCTGCTATTAGGCATGGCTATTAATCAGTTGCTTACTTCTCTATTATCCATCGAAGAACTAAGCTCTTATGGTTGGCGCTTACCTTTTATTTTTGGTGGGGTGCTTTGTGTTATTAGCTACCATATCCGCAGAACCTTAGGAGAAACATCCGCATTTAACAAGATTCATGATAAACCTGTATTTCCTCTAGCTACGTTATTAAAAGAGCATTTACCTCAATTGGTAACAGGTATTGCAATAACAGCTATCATGTCAGGATTAGCCGTATTAACCATTATATTCATGCCTACTTATTTAAATGAAATGCTCCATATCAACGCTCACTTGGTAGGGCACATCATGCCTGTAATGATGCTATTTAATGTAATAGCAATTTATTTCACAGGAAAAATAGCTAATCGAGTAGCACCATCCATTATTTTAAACTATTTACTCTTGTTAAGTGCCGTACTCATTCCCCTCAGTTATTGGCTTATTAGTGTCAATACAAGTTCTGTTTTCTTAGTTTTAGGATTAATTATACTAGGCGTTTTGGAGGGCGTCGCAGCAATGATTATTCCCTTAATAATATGCAGTCTATTTACTACATCAATACGCTTAACTGGAGTAGCTCTTTGCTACAATATTGGCTTTACACTATTTGGAGGCATAGCACCGATGGTTGTCAGCACCCTTATCAATATGGGATATAATGTGTACTTGACTCCTCTAATTTATTTATTAGCCATCGTGATTATTTGCAGCTTTGGTTTAAAAAACTTAATGTCGAGACAACCAACACATCTACCCATAACCAATTGAATCAAGCTTTGTTAATTATCTCAATAAACGCTATTATCAGTGCCAATTTTTTAAGATCTGAGTTCTAAAGCTTAGATCTTATTCGGCGTTGGTAACGTACAAAAGCGAGAAAAATGAATAATAAACTCTTTATTAGAAAATAATATTATTCTTATGTTCATTTGTACCCTATTTCTTAATACTATCTTAAGATAACCCTTATATAATATTTTACTATTTTCATATTTTATAACCAGTTTTATTTGGAGTATGGCGTTTATGCTCGATGTCAATATTTGGTTGCCTACCACAGTTTTATTTAATAAGTACCGAATCAAACATGGAATTTTTGGCCCTATACTAGCGTCCGAATCCAAAGGAGAACATGTTGGGCATGCAAATTTCATCGTAAAAATTGATGAGCGATCAAAAGACTATGTATTCGTAGATGCTAATTTTGAAGAGCTGGGTCCTAAAAAAACATTAGATATAATTCCCACATCAGTCGCTACAGAGAAGCATCAGTCATCTATTGCACCCAAGACCGTTCGTTGTAATCAATTTACCAACAGTTTTTGGCCCGACAAGAAACCCACTGTTTCGAGCATATTGTTCAAAGACCCATTAAAAAAACTACATTTATATCCAGGAAAAGCAGGAGTAAAAGCATCCTTTGAGGCTCATGAAGACGACATGCGCGCAGAAGAAGACCGTGTCCACTCCATCATATCAATTGAACATAAACAACCTCTTGCAGCGTTTATTGAACAGATACAAAGTGAAAAAAGAACAAATCTAGACTTTATTGTTAGCACGAATGAATTGGAACTCAATCTAGATAAATCAGAGGAATTGCAAAGACAACTAGGCCAGCTAGAAAAAGGCCATGTGGAGCTAACTAATCAATGGCACCAACTGACTCAATCCCATCAAGCTCAAATGAGAGAGTTGAAGTTATCCCAAGAAAGAAATACCCAGCACATGGAGGGGAACCGTACACAACTTAAATCGCAAGAAAGAATCCAAACGTACCTCCTTCAAATTCAAAATCCGGAGCAATCAGCTCAAAAACAACTCACAGCCATAACTCAAAATATCCAAAAATTAAAAACGGAACGACAACGCTTAATAAAAGAAAATGAAGCGTTGTCTGCATTGAAGCAGTCGCTTGAATCGCATTATGCACAAGACGTCGGGCAACTTGAGACTACATTGGCACAAAACAAAAATCAAAAAGAAGAAATTACCACTGCAATCAAAGAAGTTGAACTTAAAATTGATGGAAAAACCAGGAAAGATGTAGCAGCCTTAATAATGGATGGACGTCGCCGCACAGAAACGACCAAGCGTAAAGAACAATTTTTGAAAGATCGTGATTTTACTGAAGGGAAACAGCCTGAATATACAATTACTCTTCCTACTAAAATGGATGGCGTACCGTATTAT
This Legionella fallonii LLAP-10 DNA region includes the following protein-coding sequences:
- a CDS encoding Y-family DNA polymerase, which produces MFALIDCNNFYASCERLFRPDLRDRPIVVLSNNDGCVIARSNEAKALGITMGAPFFQIKALCQQHQVHAFSSNYTLYGDLSHRVMMTIEEQWPHLQIYSIDEAFLDLSSMPSFMREPFCCDLQKKILKNTGIPTSIGIGQTRTLAKIANHVARKIVKSPVVDISGSQNYWMQQIDVGDVWGIGCQWVHKLNKQGIQTAHDLAMTNHHLLKKQFNVVLMRTAMELQGISCASLDDAGTRQSILSSKSFGQMQTDFSSLAQSLSSHCARAVEKLRRQKLVTQRLWVFVHTNRFRDDLVQYFPSIELKFINPTDDLRLITTSAKRCLRRIFKPGYHYKKAGVCLEDLSPKNPRQLDMFHQPSDEQLTHTEQLMSVLDSINQRFGRQTIRLAAEGYSKPWAMRAELKSPAYTTRWTELAHVRIY
- a CDS encoding MFS transporter, with the translated sequence MGLHTDSFKLNDKEKRIVHLAALGGMLEFYDFIIYGVFSVYFAQQFFPESAPLLAVIKSYAIFILGYIARPIGGMLFSHIGDEYGRKKVLVVTIVLMGLSSLAIGILPTYEQIGIVAPLLLLLFRLIQGLAIGGELPSTYVYISESLPGKQGTGFGLTMFGVNSGLLLGMAINQLLTSLLSIEELSSYGWRLPFIFGGVLCVISYHIRRTLGETSAFNKIHDKPVFPLATLLKEHLPQLVTGIAITAIMSGLAVLTIIFMPTYLNEMLHINAHLVGHIMPVMMLFNVIAIYFTGKIANRVAPSIILNYLLLLSAVLIPLSYWLISVNTSSVFLVLGLIILGVLEGVAAMIIPLIICSLFTTSIRLTGVALCYNIGFTLFGGIAPMVVSTLINMGYNVYLTPLIYLLAIVIICSFGLKNLMSRQPTHLPITN
- a CDS encoding nucleoside deaminase yields the protein MLHYFELALREAMNGIEQGNGAPFGACIVNEGQVIALAHDTVLKENDATCHAEMNVIRIASKRLATYQLNSCIIYCTSEPCPMCLAAIHWSGIKECHFIADRKCAAEYGFDDDLLYDELSKPIPQRTMSMMQQDILYDAIKNLFERWKEKGLPLC
- a CDS encoding LexA family protein translates to MSPRGGKREGAGRPKGEPTKTIRVPISQLELIEQTMEETYYLPVFSSKVQAGFPSPADDYIERYLDLNTEFIKHPAATFLLRATGDSMVDAGIFSGDLLIVDKSLEPVDGKIVIAAINGELTVKRLLRKKGRVQLMPANPKYQPIDITDEQDVVIWGVVTLVLHEPI